A part of Camelus ferus isolate YT-003-E chromosome 6, BCGSAC_Cfer_1.0, whole genome shotgun sequence genomic DNA contains:
- the SIVA1 gene encoding apoptosis regulatory protein Siva isoform X1 — translation MPKRGCPFADAAPLQLKVRVGPRELSRGVCAERLSREIFEKTTQLLFRGAQTYMDHTWEEVCAIVDTPESPKPGPMEAPRAARGQMLIGPDGRLTRSRAPASEADLAGAACSSCVRAADGRAACGQCERALCGRCVRSCCGCGAVACALCALVETPSMWDWDPHCPGPHPDCICSERPVS, via the exons ATGCCCAAGCGGGGCTGCCCGTTCGCGGACGCGGCCCCGCTGCAGCTCAAGGTGCGTGTGGGTCCGCGGGAGCTGAGTCGCGGCGTGTGCGCCGAGCGCCTCTCGCGGGAGATCTTCG AGAAAACCACACAGCTCCTCTTCCGCGGGGCCCAGACCTACATGGACCACACATGGGAGGAGGTCTGTGCCATCGTCGACACGCCGGAGTCCCCAAAGCCTGGCCCCATGGAAGCCCCTCGCGCTGCACGTGGGCAGATGCTGATCGGACCCGACGGCCGGCTGACCAGGAGCCGAGCCCCGGCCTCTGAAGCCG ACCTGGCCGGGGCAGCCTGCTCGTCGTGCGTGCGAGCTGCAGACGGGAGGGCGGCATGCGGCCAGTGTGAGCGCGCCCTGTGCGGGCGCTGTGTGCGCTCCTGTTGTGGCTGTGGCGCCGTGGCCTGCGCCCTGTGCGCCCTCGTGGA GACACCATCCATGTGGGATTGGGATCCCCACTGCCCGGGACCTCATCCTGATTGCATCTGCAGTGAACGGCCTGTCTCCTGA
- the SIVA1 gene encoding apoptosis regulatory protein Siva isoform X2, protein MPKRGCPFADAAPLQLKVRVGPRELSRGVCAERLSREIFEKTTQLLFRGAQTYMDHTWEEVCAIVDTPESPKPGPMEAPRAARGQMLIGPDGRLTRSRAPASEADLAGAACSSCVRAADGRAACGQCERALCGRCVRSCCGCGAVACALCALVDGSDVHEEVLCASCAMFEA, encoded by the exons ATGCCCAAGCGGGGCTGCCCGTTCGCGGACGCGGCCCCGCTGCAGCTCAAGGTGCGTGTGGGTCCGCGGGAGCTGAGTCGCGGCGTGTGCGCCGAGCGCCTCTCGCGGGAGATCTTCG AGAAAACCACACAGCTCCTCTTCCGCGGGGCCCAGACCTACATGGACCACACATGGGAGGAGGTCTGTGCCATCGTCGACACGCCGGAGTCCCCAAAGCCTGGCCCCATGGAAGCCCCTCGCGCTGCACGTGGGCAGATGCTGATCGGACCCGACGGCCGGCTGACCAGGAGCCGAGCCCCGGCCTCTGAAGCCG ACCTGGCCGGGGCAGCCTGCTCGTCGTGCGTGCGAGCTGCAGACGGGAGGGCGGCATGCGGCCAGTGTGAGCGCGCCCTGTGCGGGCGCTGTGTGCGCTCCTGTTGTGGCTGTGGCGCCGTGGCCTGCGCCCTGTGCGCCCTCGTGGA CGGCAGTGACGTTCATGAGGAAGTGCTCTGTGCCAGCTGTGCCATGTTCGAGGCCTGA